A window of Juglans regia cultivar Chandler chromosome 7, Walnut 2.0, whole genome shotgun sequence contains these coding sequences:
- the LOC108981211 gene encoding LOB domain-containing protein 36-like isoform X1, with amino-acid sequence MKQKFVCPITKLESYSSYRILRGKMSSSYSPCAACKFLRRKCTEECSFAPYFPPDQTQKFANIHQVFGASNLSKHLNELHPSQREDAVKSLAYEAETRLLDPVYGCVGLVSILQHRMRQIQNDIVGARRELASYIGPEAAMLPVVQQYPGIGYMPQQQHPGNPSSSVVLPQQQYPGNPSSSVVLPQQQYPGNPSSSVDLPQQQHPGNPSSSVVLPQQQYPGNPSSSAVLPYNMSPMLGIPIRAPTRGGALVIREPRPQPQPQPQHQHQHQHHQYQLFEAQQLAAALAEALAAQQELLLAYEQQQQLLQHMHLHPNQQQPELVMFNSGLIDPAAVAGSSVTASGFNQMNAAMSPSFTLGTYENPSEFELQQWEHHDPSDHHHQLEAQLLLQPQQAQAHKKGKQIVQQPEVDSKKSSTVGLYC; translated from the exons atgaaacaaaaatttgtgTGCCCTATCACTAAATTAGa GTCTTATTCGTCTTATAGGATTTTGAGAGGCAAGATGTCGTCTTCGTACTCTCCCTGCGCAGCGTGCAAGTTCTTGAGGAGGAAGTGCACGGAGGAGTGCTCGTTCGCACCCTATTTCCCGCCGGACCAGACCCAGAAGTTCGCCAACATACACCAGGTCTTTGGCGCCAGTAACTTGAGCAAGCATCTCAACGAGCTCCACCCCTCGCAGCGCGAGGACGCCGTAAAATCGTTGGCATACGAGGCAGAAACTCGTCTGCTGGACCCGGTGTATGGTTGCGTTGGCCTCGTCTCCATTCTTCAGCATAGGATGAGACAGATTCAAAATGATATTGTCGGTGCCAGGAGAGAGCTTGCTAGCTACATTGGGCCGGAGGCCGCAATGCTCCCCGTTGTGCAACAGTACCCGGGGATAGGGTATATGCCCCAACAGCAGCATCCGGGCAATCCTTCGTCCTCGGTTGTTTTACCCCAACAGCAGTACCCGGGCAATCCTTCGTCCTCGGTTGTTTTACCCCAACAGCAGTACCCGGGCAATCCTTCGTCCTCGGTTGATTTACCCCAACAGCAGCATCCGGGCAATCCTTCGTCCTCGGTTGTTTTACCCCAACAGCAGTACCCGGGCAATCCTTCGTCCTCGGCTGTTTTACCCTACAACATGTCGCCAATGCTTGGGATTCCTATCAGGGCTCCGACGCGTGGTGGGGCATTGGTGATTCGCGAGCCCCggccccaaccccaaccccaaccccagcACCAGCACCAGCACCAGCACCACCAATATCAGTTATTTGAGGCACAGCAATTGGCAGCGGCTTTGGCTGAGGCTCTGGCAGCGCAACAGGAACTTTTACTGGCTTATGAGCAGCAGCAACAACTGCTGCAGCATATGCATCTGCACCCGAACCAGCAACAACCGGAGCTTGTAATGTTCAACAGTGGATTAATCGACCCAGCGGCCGTAGCGGGCAGTTCGGTGACTGCTAGTGGGTTCAACCAGATGAATGCTGCCATGTCGCCTTCGTTTACTCTGGGCACATATGAGAACCCTAGCGAGTTTGAACTACAGCAATGGGAACATCACGACCCTTCTGATCACCACCATCAACTTGAGGCGCAGCTCTTGCTCCAACCACAACAGGCACAAGCACATAAAAAAGGCAAGCAAATCGTGCAGCAGCCTGAGGTTGATAGCAAGAAGAGTAGTACTGTTGGTCTGTACTGCTGA
- the LOC108981211 gene encoding LOB domain-containing protein 36-like isoform X2 — protein MSSSYSPCAACKFLRRKCTEECSFAPYFPPDQTQKFANIHQVFGASNLSKHLNELHPSQREDAVKSLAYEAETRLLDPVYGCVGLVSILQHRMRQIQNDIVGARRELASYIGPEAAMLPVVQQYPGIGYMPQQQHPGNPSSSVVLPQQQYPGNPSSSVVLPQQQYPGNPSSSVDLPQQQHPGNPSSSVVLPQQQYPGNPSSSAVLPYNMSPMLGIPIRAPTRGGALVIREPRPQPQPQPQHQHQHQHHQYQLFEAQQLAAALAEALAAQQELLLAYEQQQQLLQHMHLHPNQQQPELVMFNSGLIDPAAVAGSSVTASGFNQMNAAMSPSFTLGTYENPSEFELQQWEHHDPSDHHHQLEAQLLLQPQQAQAHKKGKQIVQQPEVDSKKSSTVGLYC, from the coding sequence ATGTCGTCTTCGTACTCTCCCTGCGCAGCGTGCAAGTTCTTGAGGAGGAAGTGCACGGAGGAGTGCTCGTTCGCACCCTATTTCCCGCCGGACCAGACCCAGAAGTTCGCCAACATACACCAGGTCTTTGGCGCCAGTAACTTGAGCAAGCATCTCAACGAGCTCCACCCCTCGCAGCGCGAGGACGCCGTAAAATCGTTGGCATACGAGGCAGAAACTCGTCTGCTGGACCCGGTGTATGGTTGCGTTGGCCTCGTCTCCATTCTTCAGCATAGGATGAGACAGATTCAAAATGATATTGTCGGTGCCAGGAGAGAGCTTGCTAGCTACATTGGGCCGGAGGCCGCAATGCTCCCCGTTGTGCAACAGTACCCGGGGATAGGGTATATGCCCCAACAGCAGCATCCGGGCAATCCTTCGTCCTCGGTTGTTTTACCCCAACAGCAGTACCCGGGCAATCCTTCGTCCTCGGTTGTTTTACCCCAACAGCAGTACCCGGGCAATCCTTCGTCCTCGGTTGATTTACCCCAACAGCAGCATCCGGGCAATCCTTCGTCCTCGGTTGTTTTACCCCAACAGCAGTACCCGGGCAATCCTTCGTCCTCGGCTGTTTTACCCTACAACATGTCGCCAATGCTTGGGATTCCTATCAGGGCTCCGACGCGTGGTGGGGCATTGGTGATTCGCGAGCCCCggccccaaccccaaccccaaccccagcACCAGCACCAGCACCAGCACCACCAATATCAGTTATTTGAGGCACAGCAATTGGCAGCGGCTTTGGCTGAGGCTCTGGCAGCGCAACAGGAACTTTTACTGGCTTATGAGCAGCAGCAACAACTGCTGCAGCATATGCATCTGCACCCGAACCAGCAACAACCGGAGCTTGTAATGTTCAACAGTGGATTAATCGACCCAGCGGCCGTAGCGGGCAGTTCGGTGACTGCTAGTGGGTTCAACCAGATGAATGCTGCCATGTCGCCTTCGTTTACTCTGGGCACATATGAGAACCCTAGCGAGTTTGAACTACAGCAATGGGAACATCACGACCCTTCTGATCACCACCATCAACTTGAGGCGCAGCTCTTGCTCCAACCACAACAGGCACAAGCACATAAAAAAGGCAAGCAAATCGTGCAGCAGCCTGAGGTTGATAGCAAGAAGAGTAGTACTGTTGGTCTGTACTGCTGA